In Drosophila kikkawai strain 14028-0561.14 unplaced genomic scaffold, DkikHiC1v2 scaffold_81, whole genome shotgun sequence, a single window of DNA contains:
- the LOC138929613 gene encoding uncharacterized protein encodes MDQIMGNLPATNFVGASNVLQELNAAFHHSEDQLRGYAAQRGVEWYFIPPRSPHFGGLWEAAVKFAKHRLLRGVGNAKLTADELSTHLVEVEALLNSRPIASPGNDPNDGEALTPGHLLIGQALLSLPQESDTGVTSNKGGCEYLRRWRMLSALKQQFWDGWSKDYLVSLQQRNRWSTGCSDLEVGRLVLVHEDNSPPQRWLTGRVVATTVGADGKVRVAHIQTSGGVIKRAIQKLALLPINIAPNEEVKAPEAFNGAEMLEH; translated from the coding sequence ATGGACCAGATAATGGGTAATTTACCCGCCACGAATTTCGTAGGAGCGAGCAACGTGCTGCAGGAGCTGAACGCAGCGTTTCACCACAGCGAGGATCAGCTGAGAGGGTACGCGGCTCAGAGAGGCGTCGAGTGGTATTTCATACCGCCGAGGTCACCACACTTCGGAGGACTGTGGGAGGCAGCCGTCAAGTTCGCCAAACATCGATTGCTGAGAGGGGTCGGCAACGCCAAGCTAACGGCCGACGAGTTGAGCACCCACCTGGTCGAGGTAGAGGCGCTGCTCAATTCTCGACCAATCGCATCGCCTGGCAACGATCCCAACGATGGAGAGGCGCTGACACCAGGACACCTGCTGATCGGTCAGGCTCTTCTTTCGCTGCCGCAAGAGTCCGACACAGGCGTAACCTCCAACAAGGGCGGATGCGAGTACTTGAGGCGGTGGCGAATGCTGTCCGCTCTCAAGCAGCAGTTTTGGGACGGTTGGTCCAAGGACTACCTCGTCAGCCTGCAGCAGCGCAATAGGTGGAGCACCGGATGCAGCGATTTGGAGGTCGGACGCTTGGTGCTCGTACACGAGGACAACTCGCCCCCACAACGGTGGCTCACAGGGCGCGTGGTGGCAACAACAGTCGGCGCGGACGGTAAAGTGCGTGTAGCACACATCCAGACGTCAGGAGGCGTCATCAAGCGCGCCATCCAGAAGTTGGCATTGCTGCCGATAAACATCGCTCCTAACGAGGAGGTTAAAGCGCCGGAGGCCTTCAACGGGGCCGAAATGTTGGAGCACTAG